The following DNA comes from Kaistia sp. 32K.
CCGCCGCGACCGCCCGGCCGAGGCCGCGCGATCCGCCGAAGACGAGTGCGGTCTTGTCGTTGAGTTTCAGATCCATGGCGATGCCCTGTTGTTCGAGGATGGCGGAGGCTCGCAAATCCCCCGGAGAAAAACCAGCCGTCGAAACAGAGACTTGGGGCGGCGAGCGTCGGGAGGTCTAGTCGTTCGAGCCCGGAATGAAGGCGTCGAAGGCGGCCCAGAACAGCCCGCGGATCGGATCGCGCTCCATCAGGATCTCATGCCGCGATCCCGGAATGACGATCTGCGCGCCGATCCGCATCTCGCGGGCGAAGCGCTCGATGGCGAGCGGCGACACCACGCGGTCCTCGCCGGCCGCGATCAAAAGCGTCGGAATGCGGATGCCGGCGGCGAAGGCCGGGTTGGCGGCCTCGTTCATCGCCCGGCAGGCGGCATGCAGCCAGGCAATCGTCGGTGCGCCGACCCCGAGTTCGGGCTGCGCCTTGCTGACGGCAAGGGTGCGGGCGAAACGGCGGGGATCGCTGGTCAGCGGATTGCCGGAGAAGCCGCGCTCCTCGACCTGGGCGATCTTGGCGCCCGGCGGGAAGGCATCGCCGAGGCCGAGCAGCGAGAAGGCGCCGGCGGTGAAATTGATCACCCGGCGCGACGGGGCGAAGCCGCCGAAATCGAGCAGCGGCGCCGCGAGCACCATGCGCGAGAAGACCTGGCGCGAGCGGCGCGCGACGCGCAGGCAGACGAGACCGCCGGTCGAATGCGCCAGCGCGAAATAGGGTGGCGGGCAATCCGGCAGCGCGACCTGCTGCATGAACGCCTCGAGGTCACGCTCATATTCGGAGAAATCGTCGACATGGCCCTTGAGAGGATTCGGAAGCCGCCGCTCGGAACCGCCCTGCCCGCGCCAGTCGAAGGTCGCGACCGCGAAGCCGCGCGCCAAAAGCTCGCCGACCACCTCGTAGTATTTCTCGATCGCCTCGGCCCGGCCGTGAACGAGACAGACCGTACCCTTGCGCTGGCCCGACGGCCGCCAGACCGCGGCACGCAGGCGGACGCCGTCCTCGGTCGTCACCGTCTGCTCGACCGCGCCGGCCGGAATCGGATTTTCGGAAAGGGTGATCAGGCTCATCCGCCGCGCAAGGTCCGCTTTCGAGGGTCTTTCGGGTTTAGCCGAGCCGCCCGGGGGCCACAAGCAAAGCGAGCAAATGAAAAGCCGGCGGCACCTTGCGATGCCACCGGCTGTCGGGCCGTTCTCGTGCGGGGGGCGGATCGAGACCGGCCGACGGTCGAAAGCCGAGGGAACCCGGCGATACGACTACCAGCGGCGCCAGTCGTCGCCCCAGCCGCCATGCCAGCCGCGATCGCCGCGCCAGCCATTGTCGACCACACGGCGGCGGAGGATGTCGCCGCTATAGGCATCGACCACCAGGATGAAGTCGCGGCCGCGCGCCGAGGCGCGGACGATCGACACGTCGCGCCGGTCGCGGATGATGTTGACGTCGTAATAGCCCTGCGAGCGGACCGCGCGGAAGATCTGGCGCGGGCTGAGCGGATAGCGCCGGTCGTCGCGATAGACCGGACGCGGACCGCCGCGTCCATCCTCGTAGCCGCCGCGGCCGCCTTCGAATCGGTAGTCCTGGGCCTGCGCCGCCATCGGGGCGGCGAGCGATCCGATCAGGACTGTCGTGGCGAGAAGGACCTTGATCATGTTCTGTCTCCGGGTGGGCCGGACGAGCAAGTCATCGCCGGCATTGAGGTGAGCTTGCCACCGGGCGCCTGAACACCATCCGAATTGGTCGTTCATGTGGCGTTCAGCGAGCCGGCGCACCGAATTCCGGGCGGGCCGAGGCCGGCGCCGGCGCGGGGCCGCCTAGCCTCTTGAAGACGTAACGGAAGGTTCCCACATCCAGTCTGCGGATGCCGATAGCGGGTCCGCGAGACGCGTGATGCCGGCCGGAAATGGCGGCAATGCGTGAGTTTTGATCCTATGTCGCTCTGAAGGAGGACACCCCATGCGTACGTTTGATCTGAGCCCCCTGTATCGCTCCACCGTCGGTTTCGACCGTCTCTTTTCGCTGCTCGACCAGACCACCGGCGTCGAAGGCGGCGTGCCCGGCTATCCGCCCTATAATATCGAGCGCACCGGCGAGAACGCCTACCGCATCACCATGGCGGTCGCCGGCTTCAACGACAGCGAACTCTCGATCGAGTCGCGTGAAAACACGCTGACCGTCAAGGGCGAGAAGAAGGTCGAGGACGGCCAGGACTCCGAGGTGCTGTATCGCGGCATCGCCGCGCGCTCCTTCGAGCGCCGGTTCCAGCTCGCCGACCATGTCGAGGTGAAAGGCGCCCGACTCGAAAACGGACTTCTCCACGTCGAACTCGTCCGCGAGATTCCGGAAGCGATGAAGCCGCGCACCATCGCGATCACCAGCGGCAAGTCCGCCGGCCAGCAGATCGAGGCGAAGGCCGCCTGATCCGAACTGCGATACAAGCCTGTTGATGGGGCGCCCCACGAATGTGGGGCGCCTATTTTCTAGGCGTCGACTGCTGAAATTATTCGCACGAAATTCTCGACTTCCTCGACGCGGGTCCGGAAGCTCGTGACCAGGCGAATGGCGACGAATTCGCCGCGCCGGTCGCGCTCGACCAGCCCTTCCGGCGACCACTCATAATAGACGGCCCCGGCCGCCCGCAGCCGCGCGTCCAGTTCGCGCGGGATCACCACGAACAGCTCGTTGCCGTCCGGCTCGAAGGCGAGCGAGGCTCCCGGCGTCGCCGTGATGCCGGCCGCCAGCCGGCTCGCCATCGCATTGGCGTGCGCCGCGAGCTCGAGCCAGTGACCGTCGGCGAGATAGGCGGAGAACTGGGCGGAGACGAAGCCGCTCTTCGAGAACAGGTGGCCGGCCCGCTTGCGGTGGAATTCGAAGCCGCGCGCCTGCGCCTTGTCGAAGAAGATCACCGCCTCGGCGGCGAAGCAGCCATTCTTCGAGCCGCCGAAGGAGAGCACGTCGACGCCGGCGCGCCAGCTGGCCTCGGCCGGCGAGACGCCGAGCCCGGCAACCGCGTTGCCGAAGCGCGCGCCGTCCATGTGCAGCGGCAGGCCCGCGCCGTGCGCGACGGCCGCCAAAGCGGCGATTTCCGTGGGTTCGTAGGCGGTGCCGGCCTCGGTCAGCTGGCTGATCGAGACCGCCACCGGCTGGCCGTGATGCACCGCCTCGGCCGGATAGAGCGCGATCGCCGCCGCGAGATCCGCCGGATGCAGCTTGCCATCGGCGCCGTCGATCCGGTGCAGGCGGGCGCCATTGCCGAAGAACTCCGGCGCCCCGCCCTCGTCGACCGCGATGTGGGCGTCGCGGTGGCAGAAGACCACCCCGCCCGGCCGGCCGAACTGGGCCAGCGCCAGCGCGTTGGCGGCGGTTCCGGTCGCCACGAAGAAGACGGCGACGTCGCGCTCGAAGACGCGCGCGAAGGCCGCTTCCACCGACGCCGTCAGCGGATCGTTTCCATAGGCCGGCGCGCGGGCGCCGGCGGCTTCGACGAGGGCGGCCGCCACGCGGTCGGAGGCCCCTGTCCAGTTGTCGCTTGCGAAGATCATCGCGCCATATCGCGGCGGAGCGGTACGAAGCGCAAGCCCCCTTATGCGGCGAAGTGGCTCGAATGGCGCCGCCTAATTCCACGGCGGCCGATGCCTAAAAATGCAGCAAGAAATGCGCCCAAATCGACCAACTCGGTGACGCAGCGTCAGACACACGTTTCGCAATTTTGTTACGTTCAGGGCCGACATTCATCAACGAAACTGTGATGGCCACGTACCTTTCGAAACAAACATAATGCGTGATCATCAGCGCGCTTGCCGTGGGGAAAGAGTTCTGGCATTTTGGCGCGCCGTCAATTAGGACAGCCTTACTGTCCCATTATCGAGTGCAACGCCAAGCGATCATGGGCATTGGGAGACGGGGCAAGCGGGGGTCGGAATGAACCTTGCTTGCGACACGGACGCGGCCCGGAAAGGTCGTCGTCGCGCCCCTTCCGGCGCGGCGGAGGATTTGGACGCGAAGCGTCTCAAGTATCGAATGCGGCGGGTACGCCGGTTGGTCATCCAAACGTCCCCAGGGACGGGCGGGAGAGCGGCCGGTCGAGACGTCGAATGATGAACCATAGAGGATGAGAGGGCACTCAGATGCCGAAGGTCTTACGCGAAGCGGAAATGCAGATGGCAGCAGCGGCAACGGCCCGCGCGGCCAAAAGCACGGCCGCCCGCAATAAGGCCGGCGGAATCGGCGCCCAGGGCCTTTATGATCCGCGCAACGAGCACGACGCCTGCGGCGTCGGCTTCATCGCGAACCTGAAGAACGAGAAGTCGCACCGCATCGTCCAGAGCGGCCTGCAGATCGTCCGCAACCTCGAGCATCGCGGCGCGGTCGGCGCGGATCCGCTGATGGGCGACGGAGCGGGCATGCTCGTGCAGATTCCGCATCGCTTTTTCGCCGAGGAAGCGACCCGGCTCGGCTTCGCCGTCGGCGAGCCCGGCTCCTATGCCGTCGGCTTCCTCTTCCTGCCGCAGGACGCGGAAGTCCGCGCCGGCATGGAGAAGATCGTCGAGGAAGTCGTCGCCTCCGAGGGCCAGGAGTTGCTCGGCTGGCGTAACGTGCCCGTCGACAACTCGTCGCTTTCCAAGGCGCCCGAGATCGCGGCGACCGAACCGCACCATCGCCAGGTCTTCATCGGCCGCGGCAAGGGCATCGCCAACGAGGCCGAGTTCGAGCGGCGGCTGTTCATCATCCGCAAGGTGATCTCCAACCGCATCTACGCGGCCTATTCCGGCCTCGACAACGACTTCTACGTCGTGTCGCTGTCGGCGCGGACGATCGTCTACAAGGGCATGTTCCTGGCGGAGCAGCTCGGCGCCTATTATCTCGACTTCCACGACGAGCGCTTCGAGAGCGCGATCGCGCTCGTGCACCAGCGCTTCTCGACCAACACCTTCCCGTCCTGGCGGCTGGCCCACCCCTACCGCATGGTCGCGCACAACGGCGAGATCAACACGGTTCGCGGCAACGTCAACTGGATGGCGGCGCGGCAGGCCTCGGTCGACAGTGAGCTCTACGGCAACGACATCTCGAAGCTGTGGCCGATCTCCTATGAGGGGCAGTCGGACACCGCCTGCTTCGACAACGCGCTCGAATTCCTGGTCCAGGGCGGCTATTCGCTGCCGCACGCGGCCATGATGCTGATCCCCGAGGCCTGGGCGGGCAACCCGCTCATGGACGAGCAGCGGCGCGCCTTCTACGAGTACCATGCCGCCCTGATGGAGCCCTGGGACGGGCCGGCCGCCGTCGCCTTCACCGACGGCGTGCGGATCGGCGCGACGCTCGACCGCAACGGCCTGCGGCCGGCGCGCTACCTCGTCACCGAGGATGGCGACGTGCTGCTGTCGTCCGAATCCGGCGTGCTGCCGATCCCGGAAGAGAAGATCATCACCAAGTGGCGGCTGCAGCCTGGCCGCATGCTGCTGATCGACCTCGAGCAGGGCCGCATCGTCTCCGACGAGGAGATCAAGACCGAGCTCGCCACCAAGCTCCCCTACCAGGAGTGGCTGGCGCGCACCCAGATCGTGCTGGAAGACCTGCCGCCGGTGCCGCCGCGCGCGCCGCGCACCGACGTGACGCTGCTCGATCGCCAGCAGGCCTTCGGCTACACCACCGAGGACCTGAAGCTCCTGATGGCGCCGATGGCCACCACCGGCCAGGAAGCGGTCGGCTCGATGGGCACGGACACGCCGATCTCGGTGCTCTCCGACAAGTCGAAGCTGCTCTACACCTACTTCAAGCAGAACTTCGCCCAGGTGACGAACCCGCCGATCGATCCGATCCGCGAGGAGCTCGTCATGAGCCTCGTCTCGTTCATCGGGCCGCGGCCGAACCTGTTCGACCTCTCGGGCGCCGGCCGCCGCAAGCGGCTGGAAGTGCGGCAGCCGATCCTGGAGAACCCGGATCTGGAGAAGATCCGCGCCATCGGCGAGCTGGACGACAACCCGTTCCAGTCGAAGACGCTCGACATCACCTATGCGATCGCACAGGGCGCCGAAGGCATGGCCGACGCGCTGGAGCGGCTCTGCGAGCGCGCCGAGGCGGCCGTCCATGGCGGCTACAACATCATCATCCTGTCGGATCGCATGATCGGGCCGGACCGGATCCCGATCCCCGCCCTGCTCGCCACCGCCGGCGTTCACCATCACCTGATCCGCAAGGGTCTTAGGACCTCCGTCGGTCTCGTTATCGAGACGGGCGAGGCGCGTGAGGTGCATCATTTCTGCGTGCTGGCCGGCTTCGGCGCCGAGGCGATCAACCCCTATCTCGCCTTCGAGACCCTGACCGACATGAAGAAGGACTTCCCCGAGGAGGTCGACGACGAAGAGATCGTGCATCGCTACGTCAAGTCGATCGACAAGGGCATCCTGAAGGTCATGTCCAAGATGGGCATCTCGACCTACCAGTCCTATTGCGGCGCGCAGATCTTCGACGCGATCGGTCTCGCTTCGGAATTCGTCGACCGCTACTTCTTCGGCACCGCCACCACCATCGAGGGCGTCGGCCTCAAGGAGATCGCGGAAGAGACCGTCCGCCGCCACGCCGCCGCCTTCGGCGACGGCGCGATCCTGCGCAACACGCTCGATATCGGCGGCGAGTACAACTACCGCATCCGCGGCGAGAAGCACGCCTGGTCGCCGGACTCGGTGGCGACCCTGCAGCATGCCGTCCGCACCGGTTCGTGGGAGCGCTACGACGACTTCGCCAAGGCGATGAACGAGCAGTCCAAGGCGCTGTTGACGCTGCGCGGCCTGTTCGAGATCAAGATGGCGGAGGACGTCGGCCTGACGCCGGTGCCGCTCGACGAGGTCGAGCCGGCGGCGGAGATCGTCAAGCGCTTCGCCACCGGCGCCATGTCGTTCGGCTCGATCTCGCGCGAGGCGCACACCACGCTCGCCATCGCCATGAACCGGATCGGCGGCAAGTCGAACACCGGCGAGGGCGGCGAGGAGGCCGAGCGCTTCCTGCCGCTGCCGAACGGCGACTCGATGCGTTCGTCGATCAAGCAGATCGCTTCCGGCCGCTTCGGCGTGACGACGGAATATCTCGTCAACTCCGACGTGATGCAGATCAAGGTGGCGCAGGGTGCCAAGCCCGGCGAAGGCGGTCAGCTGCCCGGCCACAAGGTCGACGCGACCATCGCCAAGGTCCGGCATTCGACGCCGGGCGTCGGCCTGATCTCGCCGCCGCCGCACCATGACATCTACTCGATCGAGGATCTGGCCCAGCTGATCTTCGATTTGAAGAACGTCAACCCGGAAGCCGACGTCTCGGTCAAGCTCGTCTCGGAAGTCGGCGTCGGCACGGTCGCCGCCGGCGTCGCCAAGGCGCGCGCCGACCACATCACGGTGTCCGGCTTCGAGGGTGGCACCGGCGCATCGCCGCTGACCTCGCTGAAGCATGCCGGCAGCCCGTGGGAAATCGGCCTCGCCGAGACCCAGCAGACGCTGGTGCTGAACGGCCTGCGCTCGCGCATCGCCCTGCAGGTCGATGGCGGCTTCCGCACCGGTCGCGACGTCATCATCGGCGCGCTGCTCGGCGCGGACGAGTTCGCCTTCTCGACGGCACCGCTGATCGCGGCCGGCTGCATCATGATGCGCAAGTGCCATCTGAACACCTGCCCGGTCGGCGTCGCCACGCAGGACCCCGTCCTGCGCAAGCGCTTCAAGGGCGAGCCGGAGCACGTCATCAACTACTTCTTCTTCGTCGCCGAGGAAGTGCGTCAGCTGATGGCGGCGATGGGCGCGCGCAGCCTCGAGGAGCTGATCGGCCAGTCCGACCGGCTCGACAAGGTGGCGGCGGTCAATCACTGGAAGGCGTCGGGCCTGGACTTCACCAAGCTGTTCCACAAGGTCGAGGCCGGCCCGGACGAAATCCGGCACACGCAGCGGCAGAAGCACCCGATCGAACATGTGCTCGATCGCAAGCTGATCGCCGAGGCCCAGCCTGCGCTTGCCACCGGCAAGCCGGTCCAGATCGAGGCCGCGATCCACAACACCGACCGCTCGGCCGGCGCCATGCTCTCCGGCGAAGTCGCCAAGCGCTATGGCAATGACGGCCTGCCGGACGACACGATCGCGATCACGCTGCGCGGCACCGCCGGGCAGAGCTTCGCCGCCTTCCTGGCGCGCGGCATCTCGATCGACCTGATCGGCGAAGGCAACGACTATGTCGGCAAGGGCCTTTCCGGCGGCCGCATCGTCGTGCGGCCGGCCGAGAACAGCCGCATCGTGCCAGAAAAGTCGATCATCGTCGGCAACACCGTGCTCTACGGTGCGACCGAGGGCGAGGCCTATTTCCGCGGCGTCGCCGGCGAGCGCTTCTCGGTCCGCAATTCGGGCGCGATCGCCGTCGTCGAAGGCTGCGGCGACCATGGCTGCGAATACATGACCGGCGGCATCGTCGTCGTCATCGGCAAGACCGGGCGCAACTTCGCGGCCGGCATGTCCGGCGGCATCGCCTATGTGCTCGACGAGGACGAAACCTTCGCCGAGCGCTGCAACCTGTCGATGGTCGAGATCCAGCCCGTCCAGGAAGAGGACGACCTGCTCGAGAAGCTGCACCACCATGGCGGTGACATCGAGCACAAGGGCCGGATCGACATCACGTCGAACATGAACCGCTTCGATGACGAGCGCCTGCACCGCCTGATCTCGCAGCATCTCCACTACACCGGCTCGAGCCGGGCCAAGGAGATCCTGGAGCACTGGGAAAGCTATCGTCCGAAATTCCGCAAGGTCATGCCGGTCGAGTATCGGCGCGCACTGATCGAGATGGAACGCGCGCGCTACGGCGTGGCGGCGGAGTGAGGGGAATAAAATGGGTAAGGTAACGGGCTTCCTCGAAATCGACCGCCAGGACCAGAAGTACCAGCCGGCTGCGGACCGCATCCGGCACTTCCGGGAATTCACCCTGCCGCTCAGCGACCAGGACGTGTCGCGGCAGGCGGCGCGCTGCATGGATTGCGGCGTTCCCTTCTGCCATGGCGACACCGGCTGTCCGGTGCACAACCAGATCCCGGACTGGAACGACCTCGTCTATTCCGGCGATTGGCAGGAGGCCGCGCGCAACCTGCATTCGACCAACAACTTCCCGGAGTTCACCGGCCGCATCTGCCCCGCCCCGTGCGAGGAAGCCTGCACGCTGAACCTCGAGAACATTCCGGTCGCCATCAAGTCGGTCGAGCAGTCGATCGCCGACAAGGCGTGGGATCAGGGCTGGATCAAGCCCGAGATCGCCGCGGTCAAGACCGGCAAGCGGGTCGCGGTCGTCGGTTCCGGCCCGGCGGGCCTCGCCGCCGCGCAGCAGCTCGCCCGCGCCGGCCATGACGTCCATGTCTTCGAGCGCGAGCCGAAGGCCGGCGGCCTGCTGCGCTACGGCATTCCGGACTTCAAGATGGAGAAGCACTTCATCGACCGGCGCGTCGCGCAGATCGAGGCCGAGGGCGCGACCTTCCACTACGGCCAGAACATCGGCGTCACCAAGCCGATGGCCGAGCTGGTCGCCGACCACGACGCCGTGCTGCTGACGGGCGGCGCCGAGGCGCCGCGCGATCCGAAGCTGCCGGGCGCGGAACTGGAGGGCGTGCATTACGCCATGCCGTTCCTGGTCCAGCAGAACCGCCGCGTCGGCCGCGAGGAGATCCACGAGGAGCCGATCATCGCGACCGGCAAGCGCGTGGTCGTCATCGGCGGCGGCGATACCGCGTCGGACTGCGTCGGCACCTCGTTCCGCCAGGGCGCGCTCGCCGTCACCCAGCTCGACATCCGCCCGATGCCGCCGGTCCAGGAAGACAAGCTCGCGGTCTGGCCCTACTGGCCGACCAAGTTCCGCACCTCTTCCTCGCAGGCCGAGGGCGCCGAGCGCGAGTTCGCCTGCGCGACGCTCGGCGTCGTCGGCAAGAACGGCAAGGTCACGGGCGTGCAGTGCGCCCGCGTCGACGAGAAGCGCCGGCCGATCGAGGGCACGGAGTTCATCATCCGCGCCGACTTGGTCTTCATGGCAATCGGCTTCGCCCATCCCCTGCACGAGGGCATGCTGACCGAACTCGGCGCTGATCTCGACAAGCGCGGCAACCTCGCGGCCAACACCCGCGACTACCGCACCTCGGTCGACAAGGTATTCGCCGCCGGCGACATGCGCCGTGGCCAGTCGCTGGTCGTCTGGGCGATCCGCGAGGGTCGCCAGGCCGCGCATTCGATCGACAAGCACCTGATGGGCGCGACCAACCTCGCCTGGTAGGCGACGCCCTATCTCTTAAAACGAAGAAGCCCCCGCCGGTCGCCGGCGGGGGCTTTTTCATGTCGGGTTCGACGAAGCTATTTCCGAGGCTGCATTTCCAGAACTCGACCATCATCCTGAGGTGCCCGGCGGGCCTCGAAGGAGGGTCCAGGAAGCTCCCTTCGGGAGCAAACGGCCAGCGCGGGAGTTTCAGAGCTCCGCTGAATCCTCCTTCGAGGCTTCGCTACCGCGAAGCACCTCAGGATGATGGCGGAGTCGGTCAATCGGCCTGGAAGACTGGGCTGTCTGGCGGCCTCTTCACCTCTCCCTGAGGGAGAGGTCGACGCACGAAGTGCGGCGGGTGAGGGTTTAGGAAACCATCCGGAGAGGCCGTAAACCCTCACCCGGAGCTTCGCTCCGACCTCTCCCTCAGGGAGAGGTGAGGCCTGAGCCCTGCATTCATGCTTCGGGTTCTCTCCCTCAGAGGAACCTTTGCAAAACACCACCCCCATCATGCTGAGGAGGCCCGCAGGGCCGTCTCGAAGCACGCAGAGCGGCCGTGCCATCGACAGGCTGCACATAGACCGTGCGTCCTTCGAGGCTTCGCTGGCGCGAAGCCCCTCAGGATGATGGAAATCGAGCGCCGCAGGGCTGCCGGACAGCGATGCGCCACGATCAGGAAGAGGTGAAGCGCCCCGCCCTATCGCAGCGCCGGCGCCAGTTGCGGCACGCCGGCGGTCGGGGCCGGCAGGATGACGATGCCGTCGACGATGCTGCCCGGCGCGTCGGCCGTTTCGTCCTCGGCATGCGGCGGCTTCCAGGCGAAATCGTCGACGCGGCCGGGCTGGGCGGCCGGCGACTTGCCCTCGACGGTCAGCTTGTACTGGACGCTGTCCGCCGCCGGGCCCGGCACGGTCTGGTCGCGAGCGCCGATCAGCTTGCCGTCGGCCGCGCCCGGCTCCGGATCGGTCAGCGAGATGACCGGGCCGACCTGGCGTTCCTTGCCGTCCGGGCCGATCTCCATCGTCGCATTCGGATTGGTCGGCGTCACCGAACTCATCGGCAGGCCGAACCCGCTGCCCTGGCGGATGTCGCGCTCGACGAAGAAGGCGAGCTTGCGCCGTCCCGCCTTGGTGAAGTTGATGCCGTCGCTGCCGCGCAGCGTCCGCGTCTGGCCCTCGACATCCGGGCCGCGCGCCACGAACTGGCCGCTCTCGTCGGCGAACCCGTCCCAGATGTCGATGAAACTGCCGCCGACGGCCTCGACCCGGCCCTTGAACAGCGTGTTGAGGAAGGCCATGTCGGCCGAGGCGTCCTTCGACCGCATCGGCGGCACGCCGACCCAGTAGACCGGCTTGCCATAGGCCTGCAGCGCTAGCAGAAAGCGCTCGACGCGCTGCTGGTAGGCCTTCTGCCATTCGTCCGAACGCGGCGCGAACCGGCCGTCCTTGGTCCGGATCTGCTGGCGGTCATTGGTTCCCATCAGCACGACGACCATGTCCGGCTTGTCGGCGACGAGCATCTCCGAGATCTTGCCGGCCCAGTCGAAATGGTCGTCGCGGACAAAGCCGGACGGACCGTCCGAGCGGTCGACGACGGCGAGGCGCGGTTCCTCGGCGAAGGCCTGGTCGAGCCCCCAGGCGAGGCCGCCGGCGACGAAATCGCCGACGACAAGCACCTTCTTGGCGTCCGGGTTCTTGGGCTGGATCTCCAGCGCCGGATAGACCGGCTCGGCCGGCGCGGCCGGCCGCTTCTTGCGCGGCTGCTCGTCGCGCGGCGCCCTCTGGGCGGAGGGCGGCCGCTGGCGGCCGATCTCGCCCGGCGGCACGGGGTAGGCCCCCGGCGGTGGCGGCCGCTCGATGCCGAACAGGCGATCGAGAAAGCCGGCGGGGCCCCTAAACTGCGCCGAGGCCGGCTCCATCACGCCAACCAGGGCAAAGGAAACCAGCAGGACGACGGCGACGGCGCGGAAGAGACGAACCAGCATGGCGATATCCGGCGGGAAGGACCGCCTGCCCTCGGCGGCCTTCCCTTGAGGAAAGGATCTTAACTGCCGGAGCGCAGGCGCTGCAACAGCCCCGTTGAGGCATAGCCGTCCGGGATCATGCCGGCCGACGCCTGGTAGGAGCGGATCGCCCGCTTGGTCCCGGCGCCGATCTTGCCGTCGACCGCGCCGGAATAATAGCCGTGCCGGCCGAGCAGCGACTGCAGTTCGGCCCGCTCGGACGCCTGCAGCGGCCGTGCGTCGCGCGGCCAGCCGGAGACGAAATCATTGCCGCCGCGCAGCCGGTCCGACAGGTGGCCGACCGCGAGCGCGTAGGCATCGGCGTTGTTGTAGCGCTTGATGACGCGGAAATTCTGCAGGAGCAGGAAGGCCGGGCCGCCGGCGCCCGCCGGCGCATAGAGGCGCGCCGGTTCGTTCGAGGCCGGGAACGGCCGGCCGGCGACGCGGTGCAGACCGAGCTTGCGCCACTGGTCGAGCGACAGCGTCTCGCCGGAATCGGCATGGCGCCAGTCGAAGCCGGCCGGCAGCTCGACCTCGTAGCCCCAGGTCTGGCCGTGCCGCCAGCCCATCTTGGCGAGATAGTTGGCCGTCGAGGCGAGCGCGTCGACCTCCGAGGTCCAGATGTTGCGCTTGCCGTCGCCGTCGAAATCGACCGCATAGGCCTGGTAGGTGGTCGGGATGAACTGGGTGTGGCCCATGGCGCCGGCCCAGGAGCCGACCATGCCGCGCGGCGTCACGTCGCCGTTCTGGATGATCTTCAGCGCCGCGATCAGCTGCTGGCGGCCGTACTTGGCACGCGAGCCGCCCTGATAGGCGAGCGTCGCCAGCGAGCGGATGGTGTTCTTGACGATCTTGTCGTTGGTCAGCACCTGGCCATAGGAGGATTCCATCCCCCAGATCGCCACCACGACGCTGCGGTCGACGCCGAAGGCCTGCTCGATCTGG
Coding sequences within:
- a CDS encoding alpha/beta fold hydrolase, encoding MSLITLSENPIPAGAVEQTVTTEDGVRLRAAVWRPSGQRKGTVCLVHGRAEAIEKYYEVVGELLARGFAVATFDWRGQGGSERRLPNPLKGHVDDFSEYERDLEAFMQQVALPDCPPPYFALAHSTGGLVCLRVARRSRQVFSRMVLAAPLLDFGGFAPSRRVINFTAGAFSLLGLGDAFPPGAKIAQVEERGFSGNPLTSDPRRFARTLAVSKAQPELGVGAPTIAWLHAACRAMNEAANPAFAAGIRIPTLLIAAGEDRVVSPLAIERFAREMRIGAQIVIPGSRHEILMERDPIRGLFWAAFDAFIPGSND
- a CDS encoding Hsp20 family protein gives rise to the protein MRTFDLSPLYRSTVGFDRLFSLLDQTTGVEGGVPGYPPYNIERTGENAYRITMAVAGFNDSELSIESRENTLTVKGEKKVEDGQDSEVLYRGIAARSFERRFQLADHVEVKGARLENGLLHVELVREIPEAMKPRTIAITSGKSAGQQIEAKAA
- a CDS encoding low specificity L-threonine aldolase, with product MIFASDNWTGASDRVAAALVEAAGARAPAYGNDPLTASVEAAFARVFERDVAVFFVATGTAANALALAQFGRPGGVVFCHRDAHIAVDEGGAPEFFGNGARLHRIDGADGKLHPADLAAAIALYPAEAVHHGQPVAVSISQLTEAGTAYEPTEIAALAAVAHGAGLPLHMDGARFGNAVAGLGVSPAEASWRAGVDVLSFGGSKNGCFAAEAVIFFDKAQARGFEFHRKRAGHLFSKSGFVSAQFSAYLADGHWLELAAHANAMASRLAAGITATPGASLAFEPDGNELFVVIPRELDARLRAAGAVYYEWSPEGLVERDRRGEFVAIRLVTSFRTRVEEVENFVRIISAVDA
- the gltB gene encoding glutamate synthase large subunit, producing MPKVLREAEMQMAAAATARAAKSTAARNKAGGIGAQGLYDPRNEHDACGVGFIANLKNEKSHRIVQSGLQIVRNLEHRGAVGADPLMGDGAGMLVQIPHRFFAEEATRLGFAVGEPGSYAVGFLFLPQDAEVRAGMEKIVEEVVASEGQELLGWRNVPVDNSSLSKAPEIAATEPHHRQVFIGRGKGIANEAEFERRLFIIRKVISNRIYAAYSGLDNDFYVVSLSARTIVYKGMFLAEQLGAYYLDFHDERFESAIALVHQRFSTNTFPSWRLAHPYRMVAHNGEINTVRGNVNWMAARQASVDSELYGNDISKLWPISYEGQSDTACFDNALEFLVQGGYSLPHAAMMLIPEAWAGNPLMDEQRRAFYEYHAALMEPWDGPAAVAFTDGVRIGATLDRNGLRPARYLVTEDGDVLLSSESGVLPIPEEKIITKWRLQPGRMLLIDLEQGRIVSDEEIKTELATKLPYQEWLARTQIVLEDLPPVPPRAPRTDVTLLDRQQAFGYTTEDLKLLMAPMATTGQEAVGSMGTDTPISVLSDKSKLLYTYFKQNFAQVTNPPIDPIREELVMSLVSFIGPRPNLFDLSGAGRRKRLEVRQPILENPDLEKIRAIGELDDNPFQSKTLDITYAIAQGAEGMADALERLCERAEAAVHGGYNIIILSDRMIGPDRIPIPALLATAGVHHHLIRKGLRTSVGLVIETGEAREVHHFCVLAGFGAEAINPYLAFETLTDMKKDFPEEVDDEEIVHRYVKSIDKGILKVMSKMGISTYQSYCGAQIFDAIGLASEFVDRYFFGTATTIEGVGLKEIAEETVRRHAAAFGDGAILRNTLDIGGEYNYRIRGEKHAWSPDSVATLQHAVRTGSWERYDDFAKAMNEQSKALLTLRGLFEIKMAEDVGLTPVPLDEVEPAAEIVKRFATGAMSFGSISREAHTTLAIAMNRIGGKSNTGEGGEEAERFLPLPNGDSMRSSIKQIASGRFGVTTEYLVNSDVMQIKVAQGAKPGEGGQLPGHKVDATIAKVRHSTPGVGLISPPPHHDIYSIEDLAQLIFDLKNVNPEADVSVKLVSEVGVGTVAAGVAKARADHITVSGFEGGTGASPLTSLKHAGSPWEIGLAETQQTLVLNGLRSRIALQVDGGFRTGRDVIIGALLGADEFAFSTAPLIAAGCIMMRKCHLNTCPVGVATQDPVLRKRFKGEPEHVINYFFFVAEEVRQLMAAMGARSLEELIGQSDRLDKVAAVNHWKASGLDFTKLFHKVEAGPDEIRHTQRQKHPIEHVLDRKLIAEAQPALATGKPVQIEAAIHNTDRSAGAMLSGEVAKRYGNDGLPDDTIAITLRGTAGQSFAAFLARGISIDLIGEGNDYVGKGLSGGRIVVRPAENSRIVPEKSIIVGNTVLYGATEGEAYFRGVAGERFSVRNSGAIAVVEGCGDHGCEYMTGGIVVVIGKTGRNFAAGMSGGIAYVLDEDETFAERCNLSMVEIQPVQEEDDLLEKLHHHGGDIEHKGRIDITSNMNRFDDERLHRLISQHLHYTGSSRAKEILEHWESYRPKFRKVMPVEYRRALIEMERARYGVAAE